Proteins encoded together in one Papaver somniferum cultivar HN1 unplaced genomic scaffold, ASM357369v1 unplaced-scaffold_21, whole genome shotgun sequence window:
- the LOC113340328 gene encoding protein SRG1-like: MMSCGSPPIVVPSVYELVKEEITEIPDRYIRTSDLDHTDDSTAKYNIPVDHSDDSIAKYNIPVIDVKGLLSGEPVSADSELENLHSACQHWGFFQVVNHGISSLITEKLKSEIQNFFELPVEEKRKLCQEPGNTEGFGQHFVVSDDQKLDWSDMFYITSLPTELRKPHLFAGIPLLLREALEAYSLGLKNLNMILLGKMAKALKMDSDEMEDLFNDCSQRMKLSYYPPCPKSQQVLGMSPHSDAAALSIVLQLNETEGLQIRKDGKWIPVKPIPGALVVNIGDMIEILSNGAYPSIEHRVMVNPTIERLSIATFHSINPDAEFGPALSLLNPPCKPALFRRQTVEKYYQNFFALKLNGKTNNLDFMRIDQSS; the protein is encoded by the exons ATGATGAGCTGTGGAAGTCCACCTATAGTCGTGCCTTCGGTGTATGAGTTGGTCAAAGAAGAGATCACTGAAATCCCAGATCGATACATCCGCACTAGTGATCTTGATCACACTGACGACTCCACAGCTAAGTACAATATACCTGTTGATCACAGTGACGACTCCATAGCTAAGTACAATATACCTGTTATCGACGTAAAAGGCCTACTATCTGGAGAACCAGTATCAGCAGATTCTGAATTGGAAAATCTTCATTCTGCTTGCCAGCACTGGGGATTCTTTCAG gtggtaaaccatggaattaGCTCTTTAATCACTGAGAAACTAAAGTCAGAAATACAGAATTTCTTTGAACTTCCAGTAGAGGAGAAAAGGAAACTATGTCAGGAACCAGGAAATACGGAGGGATTTGGGCAACACTTTGTGGTTTCAGATGACCAGAAGCTTGATTGGTCAGACATGTTTTACATAACATCCCTACCAACTGAATTGAGAAAGCCTCATTTATTTGCAGGGATACCGCTATTACTAAG GGAGGCGTTGGAAGCTTACTCCTTGGGATTAAAAAACCTGAACATGATTCTACTAGGAAAAATGGCTAAAGCTCTAAAGATGGATTCTGATGAGATGGAGGACTTATTTAATGATTGTTCACAGAGAATGAAACTGAGTTACTATCCTCCTTGTCCTAAGTCACAGCAGGTCTTAGGTATGTCACCTCATTCAGATGCTGCTGCTTTGTCGATTGTCCTTCAGCTTAACGAAACAGAAGGCCTTCAGATTCGTAAAGATGGAAAATGGATTCCTGTAAAACCCATCCCTGGTGCACTAGTAGTCAATATTGGAGACATGATTGAG ATTCTGAGCAATGGTGCCTATCCAAGTATCGAGCATAGAGTAATGGTAAATCCAACAATAGAGAGGCTTTCAATTGCCACATTCCATTCAATTAATCCAGATGCAGAATTTGGCCCAGCACTTAGCTTGCTCAATCCTCCATGTAAACCAGCTTTATTCCGTAGACAGACTGTGGAGAAATACTATCAAAACTTCTTTGCTTTAAAACTTAATGGGAAGACCAATAACCTAGATTTCATGAGGATTGATCAGTCCAGTTAA